The sequence CTGCGTGCCGATGTCGTTCCCCTGGCGGTTCAACGTCGTGGGATCGTGGATATTGAAGAAGACCTCGAGCAAATCCCGGAACGGGAGGACGCGGGGGTCGAATGTGACCTGGACGACCTCGGCGTGTCCGGTCGTGCCGGTGCAGACCTGCTGGTACGAGGGGTTCGGCACCGTGCCGCCGGCGTAGCCGGATTCTACCTTCAGGACGCCGTCGAGATCAGCGTAGATCGCCTCGAGACACCAGAAGCATCCGCCCGCGAGCGTGGCGACCTCCTCACGCGGCGTGTCACCCTGGGTCTTGTCTACGGCGTCCATCGGCGTGCCTCCCCGTCTGCAGATGGCGATAGCATACCGCTCGGCGCGCTGAAATACAGGAGGCGTCTCAGCGTGGCCCGAAGGCTAGGCCGTGGCGAGCAGTGCGCCGAGGGCGCGCCCGAGATCCGCGGCGATGATGCCGTTGGTCGTGACCGCGTCGCATCCCGCGGCCCTGGCCGCGGCCATCCGTTCGCCGTCGCGATGTCCGCAGAAGCCCAGCAGGGGAACGCCGCGTGTGGCCTCGTCGGCCTTCGCGCGCCGGATCGCCTCGGCGGCGTCGAAGCGGCGGGCGGCCAGGTTTACGACCGCGGCGCGCGGGTCCCGGCGCAGGGCGGCGTGCAGCGCCTCTGCCGAGCGGACCACGACGGCCTGGTATCCGAGCGAGGCGAGCGACCCCGTCACCCGCGAGGAAAACAACAAGTCGTCGTCGGCGACGACGACCTGCCGGGCGGCGGTCTCCGCGTTCATGCGGCCGGCCGGACCCCGGCCGCTAGATGGGGAATCCCATCGCCTGCAGCGACAGCCGTCCGTCGTCGGTGAGCCGCTCCGGCGTCCACGGCGGATTCCAGACCATCTCCACCTTGGCGTCCTCCACGCCGTCGACGCCGAGCAATTTAGATTCGACCTCGCCGACGAGTTGCGGGCCGAGCGAACACCCGACCGCGGTCAGCGTCATCTTGATGTGCACGACGCCGTCGGCGGCCGTGATGTCGTAGATCAACCCCAGGTCCCAAATATTCACGGGAATCTCGGGGTCGAAGCAGGTCTTGAGGACCTCGATGACCTGATCGCGTGTAACCATGGCACCCTCCGTCCGCTATTGTATCATGCCCGCGCGGGGGGGTGAGGGGACGCCGCCGTGAAACCCCGCCAGTGGCTCTTGGCGGTCCTCGTCGCCGCGCTGCTCGTCTATCCCATCCTCGCCCGCTGGTATACGGAGTGGCTGTGGTTCGGCGAGGTGGGCTACCGCACGGTGTTCTGGATTCCGATTCTGTCCGCCACGGCGGTGGCGGCGGCCGCGGCGATTTCCGCGTTCGTGATCTTGTATTTCAACGCCCGGCCGCTGCTCCGGCTCCGGCCGATCGCCCGGGTCGTCGAACTGCGGCCGGTGGGCGACTCACGGACGTACCGGCGGATCGTCGCCCGCCTGTCGCCGGATCGTGTCGCGGCACTCCTGACCGCCGTCGTGGCCGTCGTGGCCGGGTTCGGCGCCGCCGACTCGTGGCCGGTGTTCCAGACATTCCTTCATCAGACATCCTTCGGCGTCCGCGATCCGGTGTTCGGACGCGACGTGGCGTTCTATGTGTTCGCCCTGCCGGCGTACCGCGCCGTCTTCGGTTGGCTGTTCGCCTGGCTCTTCGTGGCGCTCGTGGGCGCGGCGGCCGCCTACTACCTCGATCTGGTGCCGCTCGCGGTGCGGGGCGTGTGGGCGGTTCCGCGCGGCGTGCGCATCCACCTCAGCCTGCTTGCGGGGCTGCTCGTGCTGCTGCGCGGCGCGGGCTTTTGGCTCGACCGGTACGGGGTCCTCTACTCGCCGCACGGCGCCGTGTTCGGGGCCGGGTACACGGACCTGCACGCCCGGCTCCCGGCGTTCGGGCTGCTCGCGGTGATGTCGACGGTGACCGGATTGCTGCTGCTCGCGTCGACGCGGGCCCGTACCATGCGGCCGGCCGTCGGTGCTCTGGTGGCCCTGCTCGTGGTGTGGATCGGCGGCACGGTCCTCTATCCCGCGTTCGTCCAGCAGGTGGAGGTCGGCCCGAACGAGCTCGACCGGGAGCAGCCGTACATTGGAAACGGCATCGCGTTTACGCGTCGCGCCTACGGCCTCGACACCGTCGAGGAGCAGTCGTTCCCCGCGGCGCTCAGCCTGAGCCCCGCGGCCCTCCAGGCCAACCGCACGGTGCTGGACAGCGTCCGCCTCTGGGACTACCGGCCGCTGCTCCGCACGTACGCGCAGCTCCAAAGCCTGCGACTCTACTACATGTTCACGGACGTCGGCATCGACCGCTACCGGATCGGCGGGCGGGAGCAGCAGGTCATGCTGTCGGCGCGGGAACTGGACGTGAACCGCCTGCCCGACCAGGCCCGCACCTGGGTGAACGAGCACCTGGTCTACACTCACGGGTTCGGTCTCGTGATGACGCCCGTCAACCGGATCTCCGCGGAGGGGCTGCCGGACTTCTACATCAAAGACATCCCGCCGCAGAGCACCGTCGGGCTGACCGTCACCCGTCCGGAGCTGTACTACAGCCTCGTGACGACGCCGTACGTCGTGGTCAACACGCGGAACAAGGAACTCGACTACGCGCAAGGCGACCATGACGTGTACACGACGTACGCCGGCCGCGGCGGGGTACCGCTCAGCGCCCCGCTCGGGCGGCTGGCGTTTGCGTCGCGGTTCGGCGCCGTCTCGCTCATGTTGAGCGACGCCATTACTCCGGCGAGCCGCGTGTTGTTCCACCGCGACGTGCGCGACCGGGTGGCGCGGGTCGCGCCGTTCTTGCAGCTGGATCGCGATCCCTACCTCGTGCTGGCCGGCGGCCGCCTCTTCTGGATCGTGGACGGCTACACGACGAGCGCGATGTACCCGTACGCGCGGCCGACGGGCGACCTCAACTACATCCGCAACTCCGTGAAGGCGGTGGTCGATGCCTACGACGGCACGGTGCGTCTCTACGTCGTCGACCCGGCCGACCCGCTGATCCGGACCTACGACAAGATCTATCCGGGGGTGCTGCGGCCGTTTCGCGAGATGCCGGCGGATCTCGCCGCGCACGTCCGGTACCCCGTGGATCTGTTCACCGTCCAGGCCGACGTGTTCGCGACGTTCCACATGCGGGACCCGCGGGTCTTCTACAATCGCGAGGACCTCTGGGGGATTCCCAGGGAGCTCTTCGGCGGATCGCCGCAGCCGGTCGAGCCGTACTACGTGAACCTGAAACTGGACCCCGCGCACGGGGAAGAGTTCGCGCTGATCCTTCCCTTCACGCCGTCCGGCAAAGACAACATGGTGGCCTGGATGGCCGCGCGCAGCGACCCGCCGAATTACGGCCGGCTGCTCGTGTACCGCTTTCCCAAGGACACGACCGTGTTCGGGCCGATGCAGATCGAGGCGCGGATCAACCAGGACCCGACGATCAGCAGCCAGCTGACGCTGTGGAACCAGTTGGGCTCATCGGTGATCCGGGGCAACCTGCTCGTAGTGCCGATCGCCGATTCGCTGCTGTACATCGAGCCGCTCTATCTCCAGGCGGAGGGCAGCGCGCTGCCCGAGCTCAAGCGCGTGATCGTGGCCTACGGCGCGCAGATCGCCATGGAGCCGACGCTCGAAGCGTCCGTTGCGCGCATCTTCGGGACGTCGATCGCCTCCGGTGCACCGGCCGCCCCTGCCGCGCCGGCGCCGCCCAGCAGTCCGCCCGGGACGCCCCCGGCGGGCGCCAACGCGGGCCGCGTGGCCGCGCTGGTGGCAGAGGCGAACGCGCACTACGCGCGAGCGCAGGCGGCGCTCAGGGCCGGAGACTTCGCGACGTACGGCAAGGAAGTCGACGCGCTCGGGCGCACGTTGACGGAGCTGCGGCAGATCACCGGGAGACCATAAACGATATCGTCGTCAATCCAGATGGGCCGATTGACGTGATGAAAATGACTAGGTACACTAGCCATAGTCATATCTACCCCGGAGCGCCTCGTGATGGAGAAGACGGTATCAAAGTCACGGTTCAAATCCCACGCGCTTGAATACTTTCGCCAGGTTGAGCAGAGCGGCGAGCCGCTCATCGTCACGGATCATGGGCGTCCTGTCATCAAAGTCACGTCCTATCGTCCGGACGCCGACGAGTTGCTCCGCGCGCTGCGCGGCTCGGTGATCGCCTATCGCGAGCCGACAGAGCCGGTGGACGCGGAGGAGTGGGAGACGCTGAAGTGACGGTCCTCGACACCCACGCATGGATTTGGTGGGCCGCCGACCCGCAACGACTCTCACGGCGCGCCCGCACCGCAATCGACGGCGCGATTCAGCAACGGCGACTTTGCGTCTCATGTATCAGCGTCTGGGAAGTTGCCACGCTGGTTGCGAGAGGCCGGCTCGATCTCTCGATCGACGTAAACGATTGGGTCGGCGCGTCCGAGGCGCTGCCCTTTCTTCGGTTCGTTCCGATCGACAGCAGAATTGCCTTGCGCTCGGCGCGGCTGCCGGAACCTTTTCACCGCGATCCGGCCGACCGGATTATCGTTGCGACGGCGCTGATTCTCGGGGCAGAACTCGTCAGCAAGGATGAACGGATGCACGCCTATACGGCGATCCGCACGGTGTGGTGATTACCGTCCGTCCGGCGGGCGACTTGGATTCAGCGCGGCGTACTCCTCGGGCGTGTTGATGTTGACGAGGGAGCGAAGCTCCGGATCGAACCGCCGCAACTCGTCCGGTCCGAGGATCCGCGCGCGCACCTCCGCCAGGATGTCGGCGTTCCGGCCGCCCGACGCGAGCACGCGCGCGATGGGGCCCAGACAGACCGGCGTGTAGACGGCGTGCAGCGGCTCGTAATCCCGGACGCGCGGGATCACCACGTCCGCCGTGCCCGCGAGCGTGCCCATGTATCGGATCAGCGGGGGGCAGAGCAGCGGCATGTCGCAGCCGCACACGAACGCCGGACCGCCCGCGTGCAGGATGCCGGTGTAGATGCCGGCGAGCGACCGGCGTCCGGGCAGCGCGTCCGCGACGGTGCGCAGGCCGAGCGCACGGTAGGGCGCGGGTTGGTTCGCCACCACGAGGACGTCCGTGCATGCCTCGCGCAGGCGGGCCGCGACGGTTTCGACGAGCGTCGCGGCGCCGAACGGCAGAAACGCCTTGTCCCGGCCCATGCGCCGGCTCTCGCCCCCCGCCAGAATGACCCCGACCATGCCCCGAGTATAGCAACGGCGGGCGGGGCGGCTCCACGCGCCGCGAAGGAGCCAAGGGTTTCGTCTCCGGGGGCGGGAATTGTTGGCGAAGCATGCCGGCCACGGATGTTCGCCGCTCGGGCTCCCGGAGGTGGGTCGATGGAAGAACTGCAGGCGCGCCAGGTGTTGAAGGAGTTTGGGATCCAGGTGACCCAGTTCATGGGCCGGCGGCGCGAACTGCAGCAGCAGGCGGCCTCCGCCATCGAGGGCGCGGACCGCGCCTCCGTCGCGGCCGTGCTTGCGTCGCTGGTGAGCGAGACCTCCGAGATGCACCGCCGCTGGCTGGTGGTGACGAACCTCGTGCTCGAAGAGGAACGGCAGGCGTACAGCGAGATGGCGCGATTGCTCGAACAGGCGGGGCAGACGGAGCCGCCTCCGGGTCTCTCGCCGTCGCCCGGCGCGCCGGGGAACTGACCGCTTCCGGGGCCGGGGCCGGACCTACTCGAACAGCCGCGGCACCTCGCGGACGAAGGCGATCACCAGGCGCACGGTCGCGTCGAAGTCGCTCACGCGGAGCAGACTGAGCGGCGAGTGGATGTAGCGGCAGGGGACGGACACCGCGCCGGTGAGGACGCCCCCGCGGCTCGTGTGGATCGCCCCCGCGTCGGTGCCGCCGTACGCGGGCCGCTTGTACTGGTACGGAATCGCGTGCGCCTCCGCCAGGCGCTCGAGCGCGCGCACGAGCTGCGGGCGGACGACCATCGTACGGTCGGCGATCGTGATGGCCGGCCCGGCGCCGAGGCTCGTCACCCGCTTCGCCCCCGAGACCCCGGGGAGGTCGGCGGCGACGGTGCCCTCGATCGCCAGCGCGACGTCCGGTTCGACCTGATGGGCGGCGGTGCGGGCGCCGCGGAGGCCGGTTTCCTCGCCGACCGTGAAGGCGCAGACCAGCGTGCCGTCGAGCGGCTGCCCCGCCAGCGCCTCCAGCGTCTTGATCAGCACGCCGCACCCCGCCCGATCGTCGAGGGCTTTGCCCAGGACGAAGCCCTCCGGCAGGTGCTCGCAGGGGTACGCGATCGTCGCCGGGTCGCCGATGCGGATGCCCCGCTGTGCGACCTCCTGTGCGGAGGCGGCGCCGATGTCGAGGTACATGGCGTCGAGCGGCACGGGCCGGTCGCGCTCTTCCGCGCTCAGAATGTGCGGCGGGAGGCTGCCGACGACCCCACGCACCAACGCGCCGTCGCGCGTCCTGATGGTCACGGCGTGCGCGAGGAGCAGCCGCGCGTCCCAGCCGCCCAGGGTGGTGAAGCGAAGGAATCCGTCGCTCTCGACGTGATTGATGATGAACCCAATTTCGTCCATGTGGGCGTCGAGCATGACGGTTCCCCGTCCGGGGAGGCCGCGGCGGGTGACAAGCAGGTTGCCGAGGACGTCGGTCCGAACCTCGTCGGCCCACGGCGCGACGAGCGCCTCGATCATCCGGCGGACGTCGTCCTCGAACCCGGACACGCCGAACGCGTTGGACAGCGAGGCGAGCAGGCTCTGCGTCTCCATGGAGTCGGAGTTTTGTCGTCCGGCGTCCGGACCTCCTGCGGTGCGCCGTAGGGAACGGCCCGCCGGCGGCCAAACATCACGCGCAGCCCAGTGCGCAGCGGAGGGGAGACGGCGTGGACGTGCGTGTCGCGCAGGTGGACCAGGCGTTCCCGGGGACGATCGAGGATCTCCGGCGGCTCGTGCAGATTCCCTCCGTCGCCGCGCAGCGGCGCGGCATCGCGGAGGCGGCGCAGGCGGTGCGGGCCCTGCTCGAAGCCGAGGGCGGACGGGTGACACTTCTGACCGACGGCGGCGCCAACCCGGTGGTCGTCGCCGACTTCAAAGGGCGGTCGCCGCGGACGCTGCTGTTCTACAACCACTACGACGTCCAGCCGGCGGAGCCGCTCGAGGAGTGGACCGTCCCGCCGTTCGACGTCACGCTTCGCGACGGGCTGATCCTCGGCCGGGGCGTCTCCGACAACAAGGGCGACCTCGTGACCCGCATCGCGGCGCTGCGCCTGCTCAAGGCGGCGCACGGCGGCCTGCCCTGCCGGGTCAAGTTCGTCGTCGAAGGCGAAGAGGAAGTCTCGAGCGTGCACTTCGGCGCCGTGACGCGGGCGCACGCCGACCTGCTCCGCGCCGACGCGTGCATTTGGGAGTACGGCGAGCGGGACAGCGAAGAGCGGATGCATATCGTCTGCGGCATGAAGGGCATCTGCTACCTGGAGCTCGAGGCCCGCACGGCGTCCGTGGATCTGCACTCGTCCTTCGGAGCGGTGATCGAGGGGGCGGCGACCCGGCTGGCCTGGGCGCTCGGGACCTTCAAGGATCCCGCCGGCCGCGTCTTGATCCCGGGGCACTACGATCGGGTCCGGCGGCCGACGCCCGAGGAAGAGGCGGCGCTCGCCGAGATTCCGCCGGACGTCGTCGACGCGGTGCGGGAGCGGGTGCACGTGCCGGAGTTGATCGGCGGCGCGCGGGGTGCCGACGCGGTCCGCCAGTTGCTGTTCGCGCCCACGTGCACGATCTGCGGCATCTGGGGCGGGTACACGCTCGAGGGGTCCAAGACGGTGCTGCCGTGCCGGGCCCGCGCGAAGGTGGATTTCCGGCTGGTGCCGGATCAGGACCCGCACGAGGTCGCCCGCGGCGTCCGCCGTCACCTCGACGGCCGGGGCTTCCGCGACGTGGAGGTGACGCTCCTCGGCGGGGAGTATCCGTGGCGCACGGACCTTCGCGATCCGTTCGTGGGGCTGGTGCGGGACGTGGTGGCGGAGACGACCGGCCGCGCCGTGCTCGTCTATCCCACCTCCGCCGGGACGGGCCCCATGCACGACCTCGGTCCGGTCCTCGACATCCCGCTGGTGAGCACGGGCGGCGGGTACTGGGGCAGCCGCGCGCACGCCCCCGACGAGCACGTCCGGGAGCGCGACTTCCGCGAGACGATCGTGCTCATGGCGCGGCTGCTGGAGCGGTTCGCCGAGACGCGGTAGCGGGGAATCCCCGCGGGGTCCGCGCCGTTGGGCGGTTAGGTGATACGATCACAGACAAGCCCGAGGGTGGAGGAGGTCTGTATGGCGGTCGAGGTCGGACAACAGGCGCCCGACGCGCTATTGGTCAACGGCGAGCGCAAGGCGGTGAAGATCAGCGAGTTGACGGGACAGACGACCGTGCTGGCCTTCTTCCCGGCCGCGTTCACCGGCACGTGCACCAAGGAGATGTGCCACTTTCGCGACGACCTGAGCCGGTTTGCCGCGCTGCACGCCCAGGTCTACGGCATCAGCGCGGATACGCCGTTCGTGCTGAACGAGTTTGCGAAGGCCCACCAGTTGACGTTCCCGCTGTTGAGCGACTTCAACCATCAGGCGATGAAGGCCTTCGGCGTGTACGATCCCGCCTTTCTCGGGCTGCTCGACGGCATCGCGAGACGCTCCGTGTTCGTGCTGGACAAGCACGGCAAGGTCGTCTACACCTGGCTCGGCGACAAACCGGGGGTGGAGCCGCCGTATGACGAGGTGGAGGCCGCGGTCGAGAAGGCGGGCTAGCGGGGTTCAGGCATGAGGCCCACGCTTCGCGCGACCCTGTCCAACGGCCTGCCCGTGCTGCTGCGCGAGGTCCACACCGCGCCCGTGGCGACGTTCTGGGCATGGTACCGCGTCGGGAGCCGCAACGAAGTGCCGGGGATCACCGGGATTTCCCATTGGGTCGAGCACATGCTGTTCAAAGGCACGCCGACGCTGGGGAAGGGCGAGTTCTCCCGGCTCATCAACCGGCACGGCGGGACGTGGAACGGCTTTACGTGGAAAGACTTCACCGCGTACTTTGAGACGGTGCCCGCCGAGCACATCGGGCTCGGGATCCGCATCGAATCGGACCGCATGGTCAACACCCTGTTCGAGCCGGCCGAAGTGGAGCGCGAACGGACGGTCATCATTTCCGAGCGTGAGGGCTCCGAGAACAACCCCGAGTTCGCGCTGTACGAAGAGGTGGAGGCCTCCGCCTACCGTGTGCACCCGTACCGGCACGCGGTGATCGGTTACAAGAGCGATCTGCGGGCGATCACCCGCGACGACCTCGTCCGGCATTACCGCACCTACTACGCGCCGTCCAACGCGGTCGTCGTCGCGGTCGGCGATTTCGACGGCCCGGCGCTGCTCGAGCAGATCCGTGCGGCGTTCGAACCGATTCCCGCCGGGTCCCCGGCGCCGGCCATCCGCGGCGTCGAGCCGCCGCAGGAAGGCGAGCGCCGGGTCGTGTTTCGGCGCGCGGGCGGGGCGGTGCCGGTGGCACAGATCGTCTTCCACGCGCCGCGCGTCGCGGACCCGGACTTCTTCCCGCTCCTGATCGCCGACGGCGTGCTCTCGGGGTTCAAGGGGCCGGGCGTGTTCGGCGGCAACGGGATCGGCGCGCGCAGCAGCCGGCTGTACCGCGGGCTGGTCGAAACGCAGCTGGCGGTGGACGCCGGCAGTTCGTACCGGCCGGCGATCGACCCGACGTTGTTCGAGATCGGTCTCACCCTGCGTCCCGACGTGACGCCCGAACGGGCCGAGGGCGCGGTGCTGGCGGAACTCGCGCGCCTCGGAGACGAGCCGATCGAGGCGGCCGAGCTGGACAAGGTCCGCAAGCAGGCGCGGGCGCAGTGGGTGTACGCGTCGGACGGGGTCACCCAGCAGGCGGTGCTGCTCGGCAGCACCGAGATCGTCGCCGGCGGGACGTTTCTCGAGCAGTTTGAGGAGCGCCTCGCCGCCGTCACGCCCCGGGACGTGCAGGACGCGGCCGCGCGCGTGTTCCACGACCGCAACCGGACGGTCGGCTGGTACCTGCCCGTGGTCTCGGCGGAGGAGGAATGATGCGCGAGATGAGCGCGCGCCGCGCCGTGCCGATCACGCCCGAGGTGGTGACGCGCCGCGTCCTTCCGAACGGGGCGGTCGTGCTGGTGCGCGAACACGACGCGCATCCGTCCGTAAGCGTGCGGGGCTATCTGCCGGCCGGGGTCCAGGCCGACCCGTCCGGCCGGGCGGGGCTCGCCGTGCTGGCCGCCTCGATGCTGACGCGGGGCACGGCCCGCTACACTTCGCAGGAGCTCGCGCTCGTGCTCGACTCGATCGGCGCGAGCCTCAGCGTGTCCGCGGACATCGACGGCGCGGGCTTCGCGGCGCGGTGTCTCGCCGAGGACGCCGGTCAGGTGCTGGACCTGCTGGCCGAGGTGCTGCTGCGGCCGACGTTTCCGCCCGCCGAGGTCGACAAGCAGCGCGCCAAGATCATCACCGCGATCCGGGAGTCGCAGCACGATACGCGCGCCGCGGCGGACAAGGCGTTCCGCGCCGCCGCGTATCCCGAGCGGCATCCGCACCACCGCCCCGCCGAGGGCGACGAGGCGAGCGTGGCCGCGATCACGCGGGACGATCTCGCGGCGTTTCACCGGCAATGGTACCGTCCGGGGGGCGCCGTGCTGGCGGTGGTCGGCGACCTGACGGCGGGGTGGGTGCTCGAGCGTCTCACGCGGGCGTTCGAGCACTGGCAGGGGGTCCCGGTGGCGGCGTTGGCGCCGGTGCCGGCGGCCGGCCCCGCCTCGTCGGTACAGCGTCGGGAGGTCGCGATCCCCGGCAAGACCCAGGCCGACATCGTCCTCGGCGCGCCGGGGTTCAGCCGGACGAGCCCCGATTACTACGCCGGCATGATGGCGGATCTGGTCCTCGGCCGTCTCGGCCTCATGGGACGGCTCGGGGCCACCGTCCGCGACGAGGAGGGCCTGGCCTACTACGCGTTCAGCCAGGCGCAGGCGGGGGTGTTCGCCGGCCCGTGGGCGGTGCGCGCCGGGGTCAATCCGGCCAACGTCGGCCGCGCGATCGACGGCGTTCTGCGCGAGATCGGCGGCCTCCACCGCGAACCGGTGCGCGGCGACGAACTGCGCGACGCCCGCGATTATGTCATCGGCTCGATGGCGCTCCGTCTGGAGACCGACGGCGGCCTGGCCCAGGCACTGCTCGAGATCGAGCTCTTCGACCTCGGTCTCGACTACCTGCTGCGCTTCCCCGAGGTGATCACCGCGGTCACACCGGAGCAGATGGGCGACGTCGCGCGGCGCTATCTCAGCCTCGACGGCTATACCGTGGCGACCGCGGTGCCGGCGTGACGGATGCCCGGCCGCCGGCGCGGCCGGTCTAGGGGGGCGCCGATGCCCGAGTTCGCCTATTTCTGCGGAACCGAACAGTTTCAGCCCGAAACGCTTCTTGAACACGCGGCTCAGGCCGAGGCGGCCGGCTTTGACGCGCTCACGGTCTCGGACCATTTTCACCCCTGGGTGGACGATGCCTCGGCCGCGTCCTTCGTCTGGAGCTGGCTCGGCGCGGCCGCGCTGCGCACGCGCCGCGTGCGGCTCGCCACCGCGGTCACGTGTCCGCTCTTTCGCTATCATCCCGCGTTCGTCGCGCAGGCGGCGGCGACGGTGGACCGGCTGTCCGGCGGCCGGTTCGCCCTCGGCGTCGGGAGCGGCGAGGGCATCAACGAGCGGCCGCTCGGGTGGGAGTTCCCGGGGCCGAAGGAGCGCCGGGCGCGCATGGCCGAGGCGCTGGTCATCATGCGCCGGCTGCTGGACGGTGAGAAGCTCGACTTCGCCGGCGAATTCTACCGGACCCATGCGGCGCGGCTGTACAGCCCGCCGGTGCGGCGCGTCCCCCTGTGGATGGCGGCCGGGGCCCCGCTGGCCGCGCAGCTGGCCGGCCGGCTCGCCGACGGGCTCATCGTCAGCGTCAAGGTCCCGCCCGAGGCGCAGGCGCAGGCCGTCGATCCCTGCCTGGACGCCGCGGGCCGGGCGCGGCGTCCCAAGCCGACGATCGTCGCCCAGCGCTGGTCCATTCTGGCGCGGGACGAGGACGAGGCCTGGCAGGCGCTCATGGCCTGGCGGGGGCTGCGCGTCGAGGGGCGGTTGGACGAAGTCGATCCCGCGGTCCTGCGCGCGCGGGCCGATGCGATGGATCGCCGCGAGATCATCGCCAAGTACGCGTGGGCACGCACGCCGGAAGAGCTGGTCGACGTCTACCGCCCGCTGGTGGAGATGGGCGCGGACATCGTCACGGTGCAGGTGACGTCCGTCGACCAGGAGGCCACGATCAGGACCCTCGGCCGCGACGTCCTGCCGGCGCTCCGCCGTCTCGCGTCGCCGGCGTGAGCCCGCGCCGCGGGCGGCTCTTGGCGCGGGTCACCCTGACGGCGATCCCCGGCGTGCCCGACGTGCGCCCGGGCGCCGACCTCGCGGCGCTGATTGTCCACGCGCTGCGCTCCGCCGGCCTCAGGCCCGCGGCCGGCGACGCGCTGGTCGTCGCGCAGAAGGTCGTCAGCAAGGCCGAAGGGAGCGTCGTCGACCTCGCGACGGTGACGCCCGGCCCCGCCGCGGCGCGGCTCGCGGAGACGCTCGAGAGAGATCCCCGTCTCGTCGAGGTCGTGCTTGGCGAATCGACACGCGTGGTGCGCGCCGAGCACGGCGTGCTCATCACGGAGCACCGGCTCGGCTTCATCTGCGCGAACGCCGGGGTCGACCACAGCAACGTCGGCCTCGGCCCGGACACGGTGAGTCTCCTGCCGCGCAATCCCGATGCCTCGGCGCGGGTCATGCGCGACGCGCTGCGGACCGCGTTCGGCGTCCCGGTCGCCGTGGTGATCAACGACAGCCACGGCCGGCCGCACCGGGCGGGCGCGGTCGGTGTCTGCATCGGCGCCGCGGGCCTGGAGCCCGTGGTGAGCCTCGTCGGGCGCCCGGACCTCTACGGGTACACCCTGCGCACGTCGACGGAGGCGATCGCCGACGAACTCGCCGCGGCGGCGACCCTGCTGCAGGGCCAGTGCGCGGAGGCCGTGCCGGCCGTGCTCGTGCAGGGCCTCGCGGTGGCGGACGGCCCCGGCGGTGCCGCGCAGCTGCTGCGCGACCCCGCACACGACCTGTTCCGTTGACGGGCAGGAGTTCCGGTCCGCCGCACGAATTGCACGTAGGTTTGCAATCGGAACGCTGCCGCATCAGGGGGGCCCAATGCTGCGATTGCTCCATCGTCTCTTGCTGTTC is a genomic window of bacterium containing:
- a CDS encoding M20/M25/M40 family metallo-hydrolase, which translates into the protein MDVRVAQVDQAFPGTIEDLRRLVQIPSVAAQRRGIAEAAQAVRALLEAEGGRVTLLTDGGANPVVVADFKGRSPRTLLFYNHYDVQPAEPLEEWTVPPFDVTLRDGLILGRGVSDNKGDLVTRIAALRLLKAAHGGLPCRVKFVVEGEEEVSSVHFGAVTRAHADLLRADACIWEYGERDSEERMHIVCGMKGICYLELEARTASVDLHSSFGAVIEGAATRLAWALGTFKDPAGRVLIPGHYDRVRRPTPEEEAALAEIPPDVVDAVRERVHVPELIGGARGADAVRQLLFAPTCTICGIWGGYTLEGSKTVLPCRARAKVDFRLVPDQDPHEVARGVRRHLDGRGFRDVEVTLLGGEYPWRTDLRDPFVGLVRDVVAETTGRAVLVYPTSAGTGPMHDLGPVLDIPLVSTGGGYWGSRAHAPDEHVRERDFRETIVLMARLLERFAETR
- a CDS encoding pitrilysin family protein, with the protein product MRPTLRATLSNGLPVLLREVHTAPVATFWAWYRVGSRNEVPGITGISHWVEHMLFKGTPTLGKGEFSRLINRHGGTWNGFTWKDFTAYFETVPAEHIGLGIRIESDRMVNTLFEPAEVERERTVIISEREGSENNPEFALYEEVEASAYRVHPYRHAVIGYKSDLRAITRDDLVRHYRTYYAPSNAVVVAVGDFDGPALLEQIRAAFEPIPAGSPAPAIRGVEPPQEGERRVVFRRAGGAVPVAQIVFHAPRVADPDFFPLLIADGVLSGFKGPGVFGGNGIGARSSRLYRGLVETQLAVDAGSSYRPAIDPTLFEIGLTLRPDVTPERAEGAVLAELARLGDEPIEAAELDKVRKQARAQWVYASDGVTQQAVLLGSTEIVAGGTFLEQFEERLAAVTPRDVQDAAARVFHDRNRTVGWYLPVVSAEEE
- a CDS encoding pitrilysin family protein, coding for MREMSARRAVPITPEVVTRRVLPNGAVVLVREHDAHPSVSVRGYLPAGVQADPSGRAGLAVLAASMLTRGTARYTSQELALVLDSIGASLSVSADIDGAGFAARCLAEDAGQVLDLLAEVLLRPTFPPAEVDKQRAKIITAIRESQHDTRAAADKAFRAAAYPERHPHHRPAEGDEASVAAITRDDLAAFHRQWYRPGGAVLAVVGDLTAGWVLERLTRAFEHWQGVPVAALAPVPAAGPASSVQRREVAIPGKTQADIVLGAPGFSRTSPDYYAGMMADLVLGRLGLMGRLGATVRDEEGLAYYAFSQAQAGVFAGPWAVRAGVNPANVGRAIDGVLREIGGLHREPVRGDELRDARDYVIGSMALRLETDGGLAQALLEIELFDLGLDYLLRFPEVITAVTPEQMGDVARRYLSLDGYTVATAVPA
- the cofE gene encoding coenzyme F420-0:L-glutamate ligase; translated protein: MSPRRGRLLARVTLTAIPGVPDVRPGADLAALIVHALRSAGLRPAAGDALVVAQKVVSKAEGSVVDLATVTPGPAAARLAETLERDPRLVEVVLGESTRVVRAEHGVLITEHRLGFICANAGVDHSNVGLGPDTVSLLPRNPDASARVMRDALRTAFGVPVAVVINDSHGRPHRAGAVGVCIGAAGLEPVVSLVGRPDLYGYTLRTSTEAIADELAAAATLLQGQCAEAVPAVLVQGLAVADGPGGAAQLLRDPAHDLFR
- a CDS encoding peroxiredoxin; this translates as MAVEVGQQAPDALLVNGERKAVKISELTGQTTVLAFFPAAFTGTCTKEMCHFRDDLSRFAALHAQVYGISADTPFVLNEFAKAHQLTFPLLSDFNHQAMKAFGVYDPAFLGLLDGIARRSVFVLDKHGKVVYTWLGDKPGVEPPYDEVEAAVEKAG
- a CDS encoding TIGR03557 family F420-dependent LLM class oxidoreductase; amino-acid sequence: MPEFAYFCGTEQFQPETLLEHAAQAEAAGFDALTVSDHFHPWVDDASAASFVWSWLGAAALRTRRVRLATAVTCPLFRYHPAFVAQAAATVDRLSGGRFALGVGSGEGINERPLGWEFPGPKERRARMAEALVIMRRLLDGEKLDFAGEFYRTHAARLYSPPVRRVPLWMAAGAPLAAQLAGRLADGLIVSVKVPPEAQAQAVDPCLDAAGRARRPKPTIVAQRWSILARDEDEAWQALMAWRGLRVEGRLDEVDPAVLRARADAMDRREIIAKYAWARTPEELVDVYRPLVEMGADIVTVQVTSVDQEATIRTLGRDVLPALRRLASPA